A region of Haloplanus sp. XH21 DNA encodes the following proteins:
- a CDS encoding DUF7126 family protein: MTRVVLAGPDPDGLGAALEAEGADVTHIEGLPTGPVLDDAGIADADIFLLTDLAEATAIPVAKDRNPDVRVVVYSHDSLPDFVSGQTDLAMDPDLFGVEMVAEELVGGNGDD, from the coding sequence GTGACCCGAGTCGTCCTCGCGGGACCGGACCCGGACGGCCTCGGTGCGGCGCTCGAAGCCGAGGGGGCGGACGTGACTCATATCGAGGGGCTCCCAACCGGGCCGGTCCTCGACGACGCCGGCATCGCCGACGCCGACATCTTCCTGCTCACGGACCTCGCCGAGGCGACGGCGATCCCCGTCGCCAAGGACCGCAACCCCGACGTTCGGGTCGTGGTTTACAGCCACGATTCGCTGCCGGACTTCGTGAGCGGGCAGACTGACCTCGCGATGGATCCGGACCTGTTCGGCGTCGAGATGGTGGCCGAGGAACTGGTCGGCGGCAACGGCGACGATTAA
- a CDS encoding HAD family hydrolase, translated as MTYDTVVFDNDGVLVGRTRFDVLREATAETFAQFGVTDPDPDHVEEMTIGATPRRVAAVCDEYDFDPDRFWRTRDSTVSGAQQEEARAGRKTPYDDIDTLADLDISKGIVSSNQQETVDFLIDHFELGDLFDTAYGREATIESLDLRKPNPHYIERALSDLDADSALFVGDNESDIKAAENAGIDSAFIRRPHRRDWDLNVWPTWDIESLDDLHRVCSA; from the coding sequence GTGACTTACGATACCGTCGTCTTCGACAACGACGGTGTCCTCGTCGGTCGAACGCGTTTCGACGTTCTTCGCGAGGCCACTGCAGAGACGTTCGCGCAGTTCGGTGTGACCGACCCGGACCCCGACCACGTCGAAGAGATGACCATCGGTGCGACCCCCCGACGGGTCGCTGCCGTCTGTGACGAGTACGACTTCGATCCCGACCGGTTCTGGCGCACGCGCGACAGCACCGTCTCCGGCGCCCAACAGGAGGAGGCCCGCGCCGGCCGAAAGACGCCCTACGACGACATCGACACGCTTGCCGACCTCGACATCTCGAAGGGCATCGTCAGTTCGAACCAGCAGGAGACGGTGGATTTCCTCATCGACCATTTCGAACTCGGCGACCTATTCGACACTGCCTACGGTCGCGAGGCGACCATCGAGAGCCTCGACCTCCGCAAGCCGAATCCTCACTACATCGAGCGAGCGCTCTCGGATCTGGACGCGGACTCCGCGCTCTTCGTCGGCGACAACGAATCCGACATCAAGGCCGCCGAGAACGCTGGCATCGACTCGGCGTTCATCCGCCGCCCCCACCGCCGCGACTGGGACCTCAACGTGTGGCCCACCTGGGATATCGAGTCGCTCGACGACCTCCACCGGGTCTGTAGCGCGTAG
- a CDS encoding potassium transporter TrkA has translation MILQVSVPAVEPSLLRLVARLLAFAVGSAVVSGVAGLVYRWYTKTRLPLWLSILLGLSLVSVYLNTVGAFSDLLSGEMGVFSTGAVVFNVSSLAVGAAAAPVGRVVGDRIATDVFAVAGVRELDVEVSRLVRSVGRITDVTLPEDPDDIADIEGYDPVDAAVKTTLAGKTLIFPRRLTMTELEDRFVSRLQDDYGVGHVDVELTDDGTVDYLALGSRATGIGPTLAPGTVAVAVRADPANAASPGDRVQVWRTDPPERLLTAELRAHVDDVATLAVNEEEVTRLSSSETYRLVTLPAEPQADREFASLLRAAEETMYVVTVAEGSDLVDAPVSSLDATVVAVESDPGGVDTLPHDRTLVAGDEVYVVGRPETYRRLDARSRPSSETQSL, from the coding sequence GTGATCCTTCAGGTGTCGGTCCCGGCCGTCGAGCCCTCCCTGCTCCGTCTCGTCGCTCGCCTGCTCGCGTTCGCCGTGGGGTCGGCCGTCGTCAGCGGCGTCGCGGGACTCGTCTACCGCTGGTACACCAAGACCCGGCTCCCGCTGTGGCTGTCGATCCTGCTCGGGCTCTCGCTCGTCTCGGTCTATCTCAACACTGTCGGCGCGTTCTCTGACCTCCTCAGCGGCGAGATGGGGGTGTTCTCCACCGGCGCCGTCGTGTTCAACGTGTCGTCGCTCGCCGTCGGTGCCGCGGCCGCGCCGGTCGGGCGGGTCGTCGGCGACCGCATCGCGACCGACGTGTTCGCCGTCGCTGGCGTGCGCGAACTCGACGTGGAGGTGAGCCGGCTCGTCCGCTCAGTCGGCCGCATCACCGACGTCACGCTCCCCGAGGATCCCGACGACATCGCCGATATCGAGGGATACGACCCCGTCGACGCCGCCGTCAAGACGACGCTCGCGGGCAAGACGCTCATCTTCCCCCGCCGTCTGACGATGACCGAACTCGAGGACCGCTTCGTCTCCCGCCTGCAGGACGACTACGGCGTGGGGCACGTCGATGTCGAGCTCACCGACGACGGCACCGTCGACTATCTCGCCCTGGGGAGTCGCGCGACCGGTATCGGGCCGACGCTCGCGCCCGGCACCGTCGCGGTGGCGGTTCGGGCCGACCCCGCTAACGCCGCCAGCCCCGGTGATCGGGTGCAGGTGTGGCGCACGGATCCACCGGAGCGCCTGTTGACGGCCGAACTCCGCGCCCACGTCGACGACGTGGCGACGCTCGCGGTCAACGAGGAGGAGGTGACACGGCTCTCGTCGAGCGAAACCTATCGGCTGGTGACGCTGCCGGCCGAACCGCAGGCCGATCGCGAGTTCGCGTCGCTCCTGCGCGCCGCCGAGGAGACGATGTACGTCGTCACCGTCGCCGAGGGGAGCGATCTCGTGGACGCGCCGGTCAGCAGTCTCGACGCCACCGTCGTCGCGGTCGAAAGCGACCCTGGCGGCGTCGATACGCTCCCGCACGACCGCACGCTTGTCGCGGGCGACGAGGTGTATGTCGTCGGTCGTCCCGAAACGTACCGGCGACTCGACGCCCGGAGCCGCCCGTCGTCGGAGACGCAATCCCTTTGA
- a CDS encoding beta-ribofuranosylaminobenzene 5'-phosphate synthase family protein, protein MPRASVTTYARLHFGFCNLSLAHERLYGSLGVGLDRPQIRVTATPHDGVRCDHSPVDEYAERAVDLLGVDGADVRVEGDFPRHVGLGSGTQFALATLVAVARAHDRSVDVRALAPDLGRGGRSGVGVATFEDGGFVLDAGHPTARFTTDRPAVGQWSVPPVTASHSIPDDWRFLIVVPDAPVGPSGAAEDRSMRSVVESAPASPSDRLAGVITRRVLPAIAEGSVERFASAVEELGRLNGTWYADEQGGVYRPPAGELVATLDDAPAVHGAGQSSWGPTVYGVTDADRASEARAVGHDALDDAGVDGRVFVAEGRNRGARVEERRNE, encoded by the coding sequence ATGCCACGCGCCAGCGTCACCACCTACGCGCGCCTCCATTTCGGCTTCTGTAACCTGAGCCTGGCGCACGAACGCCTCTACGGGAGTCTGGGTGTCGGTCTCGACCGACCACAGATACGCGTCACTGCCACGCCCCACGACGGGGTTCGCTGTGACCACTCGCCGGTCGACGAGTACGCCGAGCGAGCGGTCGACCTGCTCGGCGTCGACGGCGCCGACGTGCGCGTCGAGGGCGACTTCCCCCGTCACGTGGGGCTGGGAAGCGGGACGCAGTTCGCGCTGGCGACGCTCGTAGCCGTCGCTCGCGCACACGACCGATCGGTCGACGTTCGAGCGCTCGCGCCCGACCTGGGCCGTGGCGGGCGATCGGGCGTCGGCGTCGCCACCTTCGAGGACGGCGGCTTCGTCCTCGACGCCGGCCATCCGACTGCGCGGTTCACCACCGACCGCCCCGCAGTCGGGCAGTGGTCGGTGCCGCCGGTCACCGCCAGTCACTCTATTCCGGACGACTGGCGGTTCCTGATCGTCGTCCCCGACGCGCCGGTGGGGCCGAGTGGCGCGGCCGAAGACCGGAGCATGCGCTCGGTGGTCGAATCAGCGCCAGCGTCGCCGAGCGATCGTCTCGCGGGCGTGATCACGCGGCGCGTACTGCCGGCGATCGCCGAGGGGTCGGTCGAGCGGTTCGCCAGCGCCGTCGAGGAACTCGGCCGCCTCAACGGCACCTGGTACGCGGACGAACAGGGTGGCGTCTACCGGCCGCCGGCCGGCGAACTCGTGGCGACGCTCGACGACGCCCCGGCGGTCCACGGCGCGGGACAGTCCTCCTGGGGACCGACGGTGTACGGCGTGACCGACGCCGACCGCGCGAGCGAGGCCCGCGCCGTGGGCCACGATGCCCTCGACGACGCCGGGGTCGACGGGCGCGTCTTCGTCGCCGAGGGGCGAAATCGGGGGGCGCGGGTCGAGGAACGCCGCAACGAATAA
- a CDS encoding aldo/keto reductase, translating to MDLPRLGFGTYQLTDSDRCRAAVETALEAGYRHVDTAEYYDNETFVGEGIAESDVPREDIFLASKVWRDRLGHDDFLESARERVDALGVETLDLLYVHWPLETYDPDETLRALAEARDQGLTRHVGLSNFTPHQLDEAIVRLGGAPAAHQVEMHPLLQQEGLRAHARKHDYWLVAYAPLARNEVADVPEIQAVAEKHDATPAQVSLAWALSKENVAVIPKAGTPAHIRENYAARGIALDDEDIARIDGIDREKRLVDFPNAPWNQS from the coding sequence ATGGACCTGCCACGACTCGGTTTCGGCACGTACCAGTTGACCGACTCCGACCGGTGTCGGGCCGCCGTCGAGACGGCCCTCGAGGCGGGGTATCGCCACGTCGACACCGCGGAGTACTACGACAACGAGACGTTCGTCGGCGAGGGCATCGCCGAGAGCGACGTGCCCCGGGAGGATATCTTCCTCGCGAGCAAAGTGTGGCGCGACCGCCTCGGCCACGACGACTTCCTCGAGAGCGCCCGGGAGCGCGTCGACGCCCTCGGCGTGGAGACGCTCGACCTGCTGTACGTCCACTGGCCGCTAGAGACGTACGATCCCGACGAGACGCTTCGCGCGCTGGCCGAGGCTCGAGACCAGGGACTGACTCGGCACGTCGGCCTCAGCAACTTCACGCCCCACCAACTGGACGAGGCCATCGTCCGTCTCGGGGGAGCGCCGGCGGCCCATCAGGTCGAGATGCATCCCCTCCTCCAACAGGAGGGACTTCGCGCACACGCCCGGAAACACGACTACTGGCTGGTCGCGTACGCGCCCCTCGCGCGCAACGAAGTCGCGGACGTGCCCGAGATCCAGGCCGTCGCCGAGAAACACGACGCCACGCCGGCCCAGGTGTCGCTGGCGTGGGCGCTCTCGAAGGAGAACGTCGCCGTCATCCCGAAGGCCGGCACGCCCGCACACATCCGGGAGAACTACGCCGCCCGCGGGATCGCCCTCGACGACGAGGACATCGCGCGCATCGACGGTATCGACCGGGAGAAGCGTCTGGTTGACTTCCCGAACGCACCCTGGAACCAGTCGTAA
- a CDS encoding cupin domain-containing protein, translated as MTLDRLEALSPDDGEVSTAELVVSDDVLVKTFALGPGAELSPHEHGDSTNVFHVLRGTVTVIQGDTDEEVDAPGVVHHDRGVSHGARNDTDDVAVFTASLCPMPGSG; from the coding sequence ATGACACTCGATCGACTGGAGGCGCTTTCGCCGGACGACGGTGAAGTGTCGACGGCCGAACTCGTCGTCAGCGACGACGTGCTGGTGAAGACCTTCGCCCTCGGGCCGGGCGCCGAACTGAGCCCGCACGAACACGGCGACAGCACAAACGTCTTTCACGTCCTCCGGGGCACGGTGACGGTGATTCAGGGAGACACCGACGAGGAGGTCGACGCCCCCGGCGTCGTCCACCACGACCGCGGCGTGTCCCACGGCGCCCGCAACGACACCGACGACGTTGCGGTGTTCACCGCGAGTCTCTGCCCGATGCCGGGGTCGGGCTAA
- a CDS encoding ubiquitin-like small modifier protein 1, producing the protein MQWKLFADLAEVAGDREIRVDVDPGATVGDALDELLETHPALRDRVLDESGDVADHVNVLRNGENVATGEGLDTTLAAGDELALFPPVSGGTDRAR; encoded by the coding sequence ATGCAGTGGAAGTTGTTCGCCGACCTCGCGGAGGTCGCTGGCGACCGTGAGATCCGTGTCGATGTCGACCCCGGTGCGACGGTCGGCGATGCGCTCGACGAACTGCTCGAGACCCACCCCGCGCTCCGCGACCGGGTGCTCGACGAGTCGGGCGATGTCGCCGACCACGTCAACGTCCTTCGTAACGGCGAGAACGTCGCGACTGGCGAAGGCCTGGATACGACGTTGGCTGCGGGCGACGAACTCGCGCTGTTCCCGCCGGTCAGCGGCGGAACGGATCGGGCGCGCTAG
- a CDS encoding CopG family transcriptional regulator: protein MDGEQSEAFPDELRDWVERRAAERETDPETILARAVAAYRALDAAAADSDLPAAADAERLDEVDDRLETLTDRVGAVEDDLDSKIQDVRERVVQIKRETDAKAPKDHAHPNLANRVDDAVRTAEDAEARVDDIADRLDQGFENYEEILEYLTDATDELDRKVDTLAGAVVDVRTELRRIAAAEHDRQAVDDLRTAANRHGTRTAVCADCDATVDLGLLSRPRCPHCEATYVEFEPATGFFSSATLATGDRPALAEAEGSGAPTDVPETPADLFDAGEAPDE, encoded by the coding sequence ATGGACGGTGAGCAGTCCGAGGCTTTCCCGGACGAGTTGCGGGACTGGGTCGAGCGGCGCGCGGCCGAACGAGAGACGGATCCGGAGACCATCCTCGCCCGAGCCGTCGCGGCCTACCGCGCCCTCGACGCCGCGGCTGCGGACAGCGACCTTCCGGCCGCTGCCGACGCCGAGCGTCTCGACGAGGTGGACGACCGACTCGAGACGCTCACCGACCGGGTCGGCGCCGTCGAGGACGACCTCGACAGCAAGATCCAGGACGTCCGAGAGCGTGTGGTCCAGATCAAACGCGAGACGGACGCCAAGGCGCCGAAAGATCACGCCCATCCCAACCTCGCGAACCGCGTCGACGACGCCGTTCGCACCGCCGAGGACGCCGAGGCCCGGGTCGACGACATCGCCGACCGCCTCGATCAGGGCTTCGAGAACTACGAAGAGATTCTGGAGTATCTCACCGACGCGACCGACGAACTCGACCGGAAGGTGGATACGCTGGCGGGCGCCGTCGTCGACGTGCGGACGGAACTCCGGCGCATCGCCGCCGCCGAACACGACCGCCAGGCCGTCGATGACCTGCGGACGGCGGCGAACCGCCACGGCACGCGGACGGCCGTGTGTGCCGACTGCGACGCCACCGTCGACCTCGGCCTCCTCTCGCGCCCGCGGTGCCCACACTGCGAGGCGACGTACGTCGAGTTCGAACCCGCGACGGGGTTTTTCAGCAGCGCGACGCTCGCGACGGGCGACCGCCCGGCCCTCGCCGAAGCCGAGGGTAGCGGCGCGCCGACCGACGTCCCGGAGACGCCGGCCGATCTGTTCGACGCCGGGGAGGCGCCCGATGAGTGA
- a CDS encoding ubiquinol-cytochrome c reductase iron-sulfur subunit → MSADDKYPEESGRRRFVKGVVGGSALAGVGALGTVTVNSATASPGSGGGMTQAWAIENTGGPAPRGMPQIPLEIDSEGYVRGIWPDVETVTQGGRQIQVAEMDLGGTTYTSEWFQYCGVEGYQGIQPSYESENYFHSGSSPAYDWQSAAKEAGDRFHVDDFSDYTEWGNGIGTAGVGKPATGTWRSQDADDVIPIQLLRSERIEEAAQDDEWLQASTAEGFIAWLNKCTHFCCVPGYKQSADAARFGDPNNVYCQCHQSTYDPFSVVQTLFTARPRPD, encoded by the coding sequence ATGAGCGCGGACGACAAATATCCCGAAGAGAGCGGCCGACGGCGGTTCGTCAAGGGCGTCGTCGGTGGGTCGGCGCTCGCTGGCGTCGGTGCCCTCGGGACGGTCACCGTCAACAGCGCAACGGCGTCGCCCGGGTCGGGCGGGGGGATGACCCAGGCGTGGGCCATCGAGAACACGGGCGGTCCGGCGCCCCGCGGGATGCCCCAGATTCCGCTGGAGATAGACTCCGAGGGGTACGTCAGGGGTATCTGGCCCGACGTCGAAACCGTCACGCAGGGCGGGCGGCAGATCCAGGTCGCCGAGATGGATCTCGGCGGGACGACGTACACCTCCGAGTGGTTCCAGTACTGCGGCGTCGAGGGGTATCAGGGCATCCAGCCCAGCTACGAGAGCGAGAACTACTTCCACTCGGGGTCGAGCCCCGCCTACGACTGGCAGTCCGCCGCGAAGGAGGCGGGCGACCGCTTCCACGTCGACGACTTCAGCGACTACACGGAATGGGGCAACGGAATCGGGACCGCGGGCGTCGGCAAGCCCGCGACCGGCACTTGGCGCTCACAGGACGCCGACGACGTGATTCCGATCCAGCTCCTCCGGAGCGAACGCATCGAAGAGGCGGCCCAGGACGACGAATGGCTGCAGGCGAGCACCGCCGAGGGGTTCATCGCGTGGCTCAACAAATGCACCCACTTCTGCTGTGTCCCGGGTTACAAACAGTCCGCCGACGCCGCCCGTTTCGGCGACCCGAACAACGTCTACTGCCAGTGTCACCAGTCGACGTACGATCCCTTCTCCGTCGTCCAGACGCTGTTCACCGCGCGCCCGCGCCCCGACTAG
- a CDS encoding CTP synthase, whose protein sequence is MPTEPDTGYDPELGRKFVFVTGGVMSGLGKGITAASTGRLLSNAGFDVTAVKIDPYLNVDAGTMNPYQHGEVYVLKDGGEVDLDLGNYERFLGTDMTFDHNVTTGKTYKHVIEKERAGDYLGNTVQIIPHITDDIKRRIREAAEGTDICLIEVGGTVGDIEGMPYLEALRQFAHEEDEDDVLFAHVTLVPYSKNGEQKTKPTQHSVKELRSIGLQPDIVVGRCEDRLEPKTKEKIALFGDVPTEAVFSNPDVEDIYHVPLMVEDEGLDEYVMDRLNIADEALPEDERDSRWRELVTRERTGEIDVALVGKYALEDAYMSIHEALKHAGIHQEVDVNVLWVDADEMRDRHTERLREADAIVVPGGFGSRGAEGKIEAIRYARENDVPFLGLCLGFQMAVVEYARNVLGLEGAHSAEIDEDTPHPVIDLLPEQYDLEDLGGTMRLGAHTTDIQEGTLAHRVYDDDACTERHRHRYEVTPEYIDDLEAGDLTFSGRAGNRMEIVELDDHPYFLGTQFHPEFRSRPDRASPPFVGLVEATLEQVDAEQEVEA, encoded by the coding sequence ATGCCGACGGAACCCGACACCGGATACGACCCGGAACTGGGTCGGAAGTTCGTTTTCGTGACCGGCGGGGTGATGTCCGGTCTCGGTAAGGGAATCACGGCCGCCAGCACCGGCCGTCTCCTGTCGAACGCGGGCTTCGACGTGACTGCCGTAAAGATCGACCCGTATCTGAACGTGGACGCGGGAACGATGAACCCCTACCAGCACGGCGAGGTGTACGTGCTCAAAGACGGGGGCGAGGTCGACCTCGACCTCGGCAACTACGAGCGCTTCCTCGGGACGGACATGACGTTCGACCACAACGTCACCACCGGGAAGACCTACAAGCACGTCATCGAGAAGGAGCGGGCGGGCGACTACCTGGGCAACACCGTCCAGATCATCCCCCACATCACCGACGACATCAAGCGGCGCATCCGCGAGGCCGCCGAGGGGACCGACATCTGTCTCATCGAAGTCGGCGGCACGGTCGGCGACATCGAGGGGATGCCCTACCTCGAGGCGCTCCGACAGTTCGCCCACGAGGAAGACGAGGACGACGTGCTCTTCGCCCACGTCACGCTCGTCCCCTACTCCAAGAACGGCGAACAGAAGACCAAGCCAACCCAGCACAGCGTGAAGGAACTGCGCTCGATCGGTCTTCAGCCCGACATCGTGGTCGGGCGCTGTGAGGACCGACTGGAGCCGAAGACCAAAGAGAAGATCGCGCTGTTCGGCGACGTGCCGACCGAGGCGGTGTTCTCGAATCCCGACGTCGAGGACATCTACCACGTCCCGCTGATGGTGGAGGACGAAGGCCTCGACGAGTACGTCATGGACCGGCTGAACATCGCCGACGAGGCGTTGCCGGAAGACGAACGCGACAGCCGCTGGCGCGAGCTCGTCACCCGGGAGCGGACGGGCGAAATCGACGTGGCGCTCGTGGGAAAATACGCCCTCGAAGACGCCTACATGTCCATCCACGAGGCGCTGAAACACGCGGGCATCCACCAGGAAGTCGACGTGAACGTCCTCTGGGTCGACGCCGACGAGATGCGCGACCGACACACCGAACGCCTCCGGGAGGCCGACGCCATCGTCGTCCCCGGCGGCTTCGGCTCCCGCGGTGCCGAGGGCAAGATCGAGGCGATCCGCTACGCCCGCGAGAACGACGTGCCCTTCCTCGGCCTCTGTCTCGGCTTCCAGATGGCCGTCGTGGAGTACGCGCGCAACGTCCTCGGTCTCGAGGGCGCTCACTCCGCCGAAATCGATGAAGACACGCCCCACCCCGTCATCGACCTCCTGCCCGAGCAGTACGACCTTGAAGACCTGGGCGGGACGATGCGCCTCGGCGCTCACACCACCGACATTCAGGAGGGAACGCTCGCCCACCGCGTCTACGACGACGACGCCTGCACCGAGCGCCACCGCCACCGCTATGAGGTCACCCCCGAGTACATCGACGACCTGGAAGCGGGCGACCTCACTTTCTCAGGGCGCGCGGGAAACCGGATGGAGATCGTCGAACTCGACGACCACCCCTACTTCCTCGGGACGCAGTTCCACCCCGAGTTCCGGTCGCGCCCCGACCGCGCGAGTCCGCCCTTCGTCGGCCTCGTCGAGGCGACGCTTGAACAGGTCGACGCCGAACAGGAGGTGGAGGCCTGA
- the guaA gene encoding glutamine-hydrolyzing GMP synthase, whose translation MVDVDSFIEEATEEISEEIGDANAIIALSGGVDSSVAAALAYRAIGDRLTPVYVDTGLMRKGETEGIRETFAFMDSLRIVDAQDRFLDALEGVTDPEEKRHVIGEGFIREFEREAREADADYLVQGTIYPDRIESEGNIKSHHNVGGLPDVIDFEGIVEPVRDLYKDEVREVARALDLEEVVSERMPFPGPGLAVRIIGEVTEEKLEVARESCHVVEEEVEEHDPWQAFAAVIGKATGVKGDNRVHGWVVSVRSVESRDGMTARAQDLPWETLQRIQSRITGENDNVARVVYDVTHKPPATIEYE comes from the coding sequence ATGGTCGACGTTGACTCCTTCATCGAGGAGGCCACCGAGGAGATCAGCGAGGAGATCGGCGACGCCAACGCCATCATCGCGCTTTCGGGCGGCGTCGACTCCTCCGTTGCGGCCGCCCTGGCGTACCGTGCCATCGGCGACCGCCTCACCCCCGTCTACGTCGACACCGGGTTGATGCGGAAAGGCGAGACTGAGGGGATCCGCGAGACGTTCGCGTTCATGGACAGTCTGCGCATCGTCGACGCGCAGGACCGCTTCCTCGACGCGCTGGAAGGCGTCACCGACCCCGAGGAGAAACGCCACGTCATCGGCGAGGGGTTCATCCGGGAGTTCGAACGCGAAGCCCGCGAGGCCGACGCCGACTACCTCGTGCAGGGGACCATCTACCCCGACCGCATCGAGAGCGAGGGAAACATCAAATCCCACCACAACGTCGGCGGACTGCCCGATGTCATCGATTTCGAGGGCATCGTCGAACCCGTGCGCGACCTCTACAAGGACGAGGTGCGGGAAGTGGCGCGCGCCCTCGACCTCGAAGAGGTGGTGTCCGAACGGATGCCGTTCCCCGGTCCCGGCCTCGCCGTGCGCATCATCGGCGAAGTCACCGAGGAGAAACTCGAGGTGGCCCGCGAGTCGTGCCACGTCGTCGAGGAGGAGGTCGAAGAACACGACCCGTGGCAGGCCTTCGCGGCCGTCATCGGCAAGGCGACGGGTGTCAAGGGTGACAACCGCGTCCACGGCTGGGTGGTCTCCGTCCGCTCGGTCGAGAGCCGTGACGGCATGACCGCGCGCGCCCAGGACCTCCCCTGGGAGACGCTCCAGCGCATCCAGAGTCGCATCACCGGCGAGAACGACAACGTCGCGCGCGTGGTCTACGACGTGACGCACAAACCGCCAGCGACCATCGAGTACGAGTGA
- a CDS encoding transcription factor S produces MQFCDDCGSMMVSRDGEMVCTECGMTADRDEERAADFVSTESQSEDELIETAEGDSFEGKPTATDVTCDECGHGEAWYTIKQTGAADEPPTRFFKCKECGNRWRGYN; encoded by the coding sequence ATGCAGTTTTGCGACGACTGCGGCTCGATGATGGTCTCTCGCGACGGCGAGATGGTCTGTACCGAGTGTGGGATGACCGCCGACCGCGATGAGGAGCGCGCGGCCGACTTCGTCTCGACGGAATCACAGAGCGAGGACGAGTTGATCGAGACGGCGGAGGGTGACAGTTTCGAAGGGAAGCCCACGGCGACCGACGTGACCTGCGACGAGTGCGGGCACGGCGAGGCGTGGTACACGATCAAACAGACCGGCGCCGCCGACGAACCGCCGACACGATTCTTCAAATGCAAGGAGTGTGGCAACCGCTGGCGCGGCTACAACTGA
- a CDS encoding RAD55 family ATPase, producing the protein MARIPFGIARLDSIIGGGAPSGSVVLLTGEAGAGAREFIHTSATMNGLYHGDRDAFELHYGDVGASATPPDEIHYLSFTADQDQIEEEMAYTLDQDLVDSAVDHVQFRDFSPEYFQLSPIPREWYAGKSQTISDLAGRQRHDTALSALGEYLGTHAAGNLVVIDSITDLVAAISDDMAWSDIALVMKGIQRAAYDWGGLILLLVQHETLAPTELGHLMDAASGTIQFEWESGGSQRARTMFVKAFRGVLARLEEENIIRFETEVHEGGFDVSGVRKIR; encoded by the coding sequence ATGGCCCGCATTCCCTTCGGCATCGCCCGCCTCGACTCGATCATCGGTGGCGGGGCTCCATCAGGAAGCGTCGTCCTCCTGACTGGCGAGGCCGGAGCGGGCGCCCGGGAGTTCATTCACACCAGTGCCACGATGAACGGCCTGTATCACGGCGACCGTGATGCGTTCGAACTCCACTACGGCGACGTCGGGGCGTCGGCGACGCCGCCCGACGAGATCCATTATCTCTCGTTTACCGCGGACCAGGACCAGATCGAGGAGGAGATGGCCTACACGCTGGATCAGGATCTCGTCGACTCCGCGGTCGACCACGTCCAGTTCCGCGATTTCTCTCCCGAATACTTCCAGTTGAGTCCCATCCCCCGCGAGTGGTACGCCGGGAAGTCACAGACGATCAGCGACCTGGCGGGCCGGCAGCGACACGACACCGCCCTCAGTGCACTGGGTGAGTATCTGGGAACCCACGCGGCCGGCAACCTCGTCGTCATCGACTCCATCACTGACCTCGTGGCGGCCATCAGCGACGATATGGCCTGGAGCGACATCGCCCTCGTGATGAAAGGGATCCAGCGAGCGGCCTACGACTGGGGGGGACTCATCCTCCTGCTGGTCCAACACGAGACGCTCGCCCCGACGGAACTGGGCCATCTGATGGACGCTGCCTCCGGCACGATCCAGTTCGAGTGGGAGAGTGGCGGCTCGCAACGCGCCCGGACCATGTTCGTCAAGGCGTTCCGCGGCGTCCTCGCCCGGCTCGAGGAGGAGAACATCATCCGCTTCGAGACGGAGGTTCACGAGGGCGGATTCGACGTGAGCGGCGTCCGGAAGATTCGGTAA